The following are encoded in a window of Desulfolucanica intricata genomic DNA:
- a CDS encoding stage V sporulation protein D: MRTTSILIRKRITLLFLLAAVVFSMLIFRLAWIQFVRGEELGGKAEEMRTMDVPVEAKRGSVYDRNGNELVTSVSADSVYAIPGQIENPEETARKLAPYLKMDEEKIYKIITKKTGFEWIQRKKIDFETAQKLKALKLPGIGFAEESRRYYLHETLAPQVLGFTGTDNQGLMGIEKTYDRELKGIAGRIVVEHDAAGNKVPQALHKYYAPEPGNNLILTLDQSIQYFVERELDKVVAEYNPKNAVIIVMNPKTGEILGMGSRPTFNSNDWSSAPQSSWDRNPAIWYNYEPGSTFKILTMSAALEEGTVKESDSFHDPGYIKVADRNIRCWKAGGHGSQTFADVVANSCNPGFIEVGLEVGKERFYRYLKAFGFGEPTGIRLPGEARGIVIPEKQATNLNLATMSIGQSVAVTPIQLITGVCAAINGGELMQPYIVKAISDNEGKIIEEYKPKKVRQVISKETSKRVRDLLEGVVVNGSGSKAFVDGYGAGGKTGTAQVVGSSGGYVSGKYVASFVGFSPADDPEVVCLVVVSEPNTSLYYGSQVAAPIFKNVVQDTLRYMGLPERPGLKKPKDPLVFYEQPEVKVEVPNVVNYPLEDAQKLLRSRSLAFKTKGSGDMVYGQTPGGGAEVLSGTTVILDLRPRSSNNNSQVTMPDLKGLSIKEAGNLLDKLGLSLEPEGTGLAIGQSVAPGEKVTEGTLIKVKFKPVSEQ; the protein is encoded by the coding sequence ATGCGCACAACCAGCATATTAATTCGTAAAAGGATAACTTTGCTCTTTCTCCTGGCTGCTGTCGTTTTTTCGATGTTAATTTTTAGATTAGCCTGGATTCAGTTTGTACGCGGTGAAGAATTGGGTGGTAAAGCTGAAGAAATGCGCACTATGGATGTACCGGTAGAAGCCAAACGAGGCTCGGTTTATGATCGGAACGGTAATGAATTAGTTACCAGTGTCAGTGCCGATTCCGTATATGCTATCCCGGGGCAAATAGAAAACCCGGAGGAGACTGCCCGCAAGCTGGCTCCTTACTTAAAAATGGACGAAGAAAAAATTTACAAGATAATAACTAAGAAAACCGGCTTTGAGTGGATCCAGCGTAAGAAGATAGATTTTGAGACGGCACAAAAGCTTAAAGCCCTTAAGCTTCCGGGTATTGGCTTTGCCGAGGAGAGCAGGCGCTATTATCTTCATGAAACCCTTGCCCCACAGGTGCTGGGTTTTACAGGTACCGATAACCAGGGATTGATGGGTATTGAAAAAACTTATGACCGGGAATTAAAGGGAATTGCCGGAAGAATAGTGGTGGAGCACGATGCTGCAGGCAATAAAGTTCCCCAGGCACTGCACAAGTATTATGCTCCTGAACCGGGAAATAATCTAATTCTCACTCTTGATCAGAGTATCCAGTATTTTGTAGAGCGGGAACTGGATAAAGTAGTAGCGGAATATAATCCTAAAAACGCTGTCATAATTGTCATGAACCCAAAAACCGGAGAGATTCTAGGTATGGGCAGCCGCCCTACTTTTAATTCTAATGACTGGTCCAGTGCACCGCAGTCCAGCTGGGACCGTAACCCGGCAATCTGGTATAACTATGAACCGGGTTCAACTTTCAAAATTTTAACCATGTCTGCAGCTTTGGAAGAAGGAACTGTAAAAGAAAGCGATTCTTTTCATGATCCGGGTTATATAAAGGTTGCCGACCGGAATATTCGCTGCTGGAAGGCCGGTGGTCACGGTTCACAAACTTTTGCCGATGTAGTGGCCAATTCCTGTAACCCCGGATTTATCGAAGTGGGACTTGAGGTAGGTAAGGAACGCTTTTATAGATATCTTAAAGCTTTTGGTTTCGGTGAACCCACAGGTATTAGACTTCCCGGAGAAGCCAGGGGGATTGTAATTCCCGAAAAACAGGCTACTAATCTGAATCTGGCCACAATGTCCATTGGGCAATCAGTGGCCGTTACCCCGATTCAGTTAATTACCGGTGTTTGTGCTGCGATTAACGGAGGAGAATTAATGCAGCCTTATATTGTTAAGGCAATTAGTGACAATGAGGGGAAAATTATTGAGGAATATAAACCTAAAAAAGTACGTCAGGTAATTTCTAAGGAAACTTCTAAACGGGTTCGTGATCTTTTGGAAGGTGTTGTAGTAAACGGTTCAGGCTCAAAGGCCTTTGTTGACGGCTACGGTGCCGGTGGAAAAACAGGAACAGCCCAGGTAGTAGGTTCCAGCGGTGGTTATGTAAGCGGTAAATATGTTGCCTCCTTTGTGGGTTTTTCCCCTGCAGACGATCCTGAAGTTGTATGCCTGGTAGTTGTTAGCGAGCCTAATACAAGTCTATATTACGGAAGCCAGGTGGCGGCGCCGATTTTTAAAAATGTAGTTCAAGATACTTTACGCTATATGGGATTACCGGAACGCCCCGGTCTTAAAAAGCCCAAAGACCCCCTGGTCTTTTATGAACAGCCGGAAGTTAAAGTTGAGGTGCCTAATGTGGTTAATTACCCGCTGGAGGATGCTCAAAAATTACTTCGCAGCCGCAGTTTAGCTTTTAAGACTAAAGGCAGCGGTGACATGGTATACGGTCAAACCCCCGGTGGGGGAGCGGAAGTCTTAAGCGGGACAACGGTTATTTTAGACCTCCGGCCCCGCAGTTCTAATAATAATTCCCAGGTTACTATGCCCGATTTGAAAGGACTCAGTATTAAAGAGGCCGGAAATTTACTTGATAAGTTAGGCTTGAGCCTGGAGCCGGAGGGAACCGGTCTGGCTATCGGTCAAAGTGTGGCACCGGGTGAAAAGGTAACCGAAGGGACGCTGATTAAAGTAAAGTTTAAGCCGGTGAGCGAACAGTAG
- a CDS encoding cell division protein FtsL encodes MVVAQNHAEKLNPADYNPTEKPKQKSRERIKKHFHIPRRQQLVLTGLVLLIFMTGILIAYFYAQIFSMGYQMYSIEKELSNIQADTENLNVEIRKLTSLDRIEVEAIRKLGMVEPSGDVVKVDSSLSKVSTVWDLNRADNTLEEQSGKNSEPSEKEEIAVVTEKRNWMLEAVTQLVSHLQKQVNPG; translated from the coding sequence TTGGTAGTAGCACAGAATCATGCGGAAAAATTAAACCCGGCCGATTATAACCCGACAGAAAAGCCGAAGCAGAAGTCCCGGGAACGAATCAAAAAACATTTTCATATACCCCGGAGGCAGCAGCTGGTTTTAACCGGTTTGGTACTATTGATTTTTATGACCGGTATTTTAATTGCTTATTTTTATGCTCAGATTTTTTCTATGGGATATCAGATGTACAGCATTGAAAAAGAATTGTCTAACATCCAGGCGGATACTGAAAACCTTAATGTTGAGATTAGGAAGCTAACCTCACTGGACCGGATTGAAGTTGAGGCTATTCGAAAACTAGGTATGGTGGAACCGAGTGGTGATGTTGTGAAAGTTGATTCTAGTTTATCTAAGGTAAGTACAGTATGGGATTTAAATAGAGCGGATAACACCCTCGAGGAACAAAGTGGAAAAAACAGTGAGCCCTCCGAAAAAGAGGAAATAGCCGTAGTGACAGAGAAAAGAAATTGGATGCTTGAGGCTGTTACCCAATTAGTCAGTCATTTACAGAAACAGGTAAACCCCGGATAA
- the spoVE gene encoding stage V sporulation protein E — protein MRMRKRPPDFMLFITVLMLLSIGVIMVFSASEYSALVREYYNHDPFYFLKRQLMWASIGLTAMFFVMNFDYWKLKRYIKFIVGGAFILLVLVLIPGIGVDSHGAQRWIGLGPLTFQPSELVKMCLIVFTAYGLAGKGHRIQSFTRGILPYLLVMVCASGLILIQPDLGTAATLAGTIMVMFFAAGAKISNMVGLAGAGLLAVGVAIAAAPYRMERFLAFLDPWKDPQGDGFHIIQSFLALGSGGFFGTGLGQGRHSKLLYVPEQHTDFIFSAIGEELGFLGGCLVIFLFALFVWRGLKIAITSPDPFACLTAVGLTTGIALQAIINIGVVTGSLPVTGITLPFISFGGTSLIFTLIGVGIILNISKYTTTK, from the coding sequence ATGCGGATGAGAAAAAGACCTCCTGATTTTATGTTATTTATCACAGTTCTTATGCTTTTGAGTATCGGAGTTATAATGGTATTTAGTGCCAGTGAATACAGTGCTTTAGTTAGAGAGTACTACAATCATGATCCTTTTTATTTTTTAAAGCGACAATTAATGTGGGCTTCTATAGGCTTGACTGCTATGTTTTTTGTAATGAATTTTGACTATTGGAAGCTTAAGAGATATATTAAGTTTATTGTCGGAGGTGCTTTTATCCTTCTGGTATTAGTTTTAATTCCGGGCATTGGGGTCGATTCGCACGGCGCCCAGCGCTGGATTGGCCTGGGACCGCTAACTTTCCAGCCCTCGGAGTTGGTAAAAATGTGCTTGATTGTGTTTACCGCCTATGGGCTGGCCGGTAAGGGGCACCGGATACAAAGTTTTACACGTGGAATACTGCCGTACTTACTGGTTATGGTCTGTGCCAGCGGGTTAATTTTAATTCAACCGGATCTGGGAACGGCTGCAACTTTGGCCGGAACTATTATGGTTATGTTTTTTGCTGCCGGTGCAAAAATCAGCAATATGGTCGGCTTAGCGGGTGCCGGACTTCTGGCTGTAGGTGTGGCCATAGCTGCGGCACCATATCGAATGGAGAGATTTCTGGCTTTTTTGGATCCCTGGAAAGATCCTCAGGGAGACGGCTTTCACATTATTCAATCCTTTTTAGCCCTCGGCTCCGGAGGGTTCTTTGGGACCGGGTTGGGTCAGGGTAGGCATTCCAAGCTGCTTTATGTACCGGAGCAGCATACAGACTTTATCTTTTCAGCAATTGGAGAAGAATTAGGTTTTTTAGGTGGTTGTTTGGTAATTTTTCTATTTGCTTTATTTGTTTGGCGGGGATTGAAAATAGCTATTACTTCACCGGACCCGTTTGCCTGCTTAACAGCAGTCGGTTTAACCACAGGGATAGCCCTTCAAGCCATTATTAATATAGGAGTTGTTACCGGTTCTCTACCTGTAACAGGGATTACTTTACCCTTCATTAGTTTCGGGGGTACCTCTCTGATTTTTACTTTAATCGGTGTAGGTATCATATTAAATATTTCAAAATATACCACCACAAAGTGA
- a CDS encoding UDP-N-acetylmuramoyl-tripeptide--D-alanyl-D-alanine ligase yields the protein MIPMDIEVVARATGAKIIQGNPKTPVSAVSTDTRKLKSGDLFFALRGENFDAHDFIERGEVEEAGAVVISRDLSGVSFELPVLQVEDTLKALQALAAYNRQQLDIPVIGITGSNGKTSTKDMVARVLGVRYKTLKTSGNFNNEIGLPLTLLDLDASYQAAVVEMAMRGPGEIDFLCSLAHPTGAVITNIGEAHIERLGSRENIARAKGEILEYILPSGFAVLNADSFLTRQEAYRSAGKVIFYGTEQPVDILASDISLGNKGSNFIVMTPYGKVDVFLPVPGRHNVLNALAAVGVGLEMGLSLEDIKQGLSEVVLTGMRMEILERNGITIINDAYNANPDSVKAALLTLSELAYNRRKIAVLGSMFELGARAKPGHREVGEAAVAAEIDTLITVGDLAMEIAKGAEIAGMSSDRIFRCVNNQDACVVLGDILQERDIILVKGSRGMRLEEVVQYLLEDYGNRFKP from the coding sequence ATGATACCTATGGATATTGAGGTAGTGGCCCGTGCAACAGGAGCAAAAATAATACAGGGTAATCCTAAAACACCCGTTTCTGCGGTGTCTACTGATACTCGAAAACTGAAATCCGGGGATCTTTTTTTTGCTTTAAGAGGAGAAAACTTTGATGCTCATGATTTTATAGAGCGAGGTGAGGTGGAAGAAGCCGGAGCTGTTGTGATCAGCCGGGATTTGTCCGGAGTTTCATTCGAACTTCCGGTACTGCAGGTGGAGGATACCTTAAAAGCTTTACAGGCATTGGCTGCTTACAACCGGCAGCAGCTAGATATCCCAGTAATCGGTATAACCGGCAGCAACGGAAAAACTTCGACTAAGGACATGGTTGCCCGGGTTTTGGGGGTTAGATACAAAACTTTAAAAACCAGTGGTAATTTTAATAATGAAATTGGTTTGCCGCTGACTTTATTAGATCTAGATGCTTCTTATCAAGCGGCGGTGGTGGAAATGGCCATGCGTGGGCCAGGAGAGATTGATTTTCTATGTTCCCTTGCGCATCCCACCGGGGCGGTAATCACCAATATCGGAGAAGCCCATATTGAACGTCTTGGGTCCCGGGAAAATATCGCCAGGGCTAAGGGTGAAATATTGGAATATATTTTACCCAGTGGTTTTGCGGTATTAAATGCAGATAGTTTTCTAACCAGACAGGAGGCGTACCGGTCGGCAGGAAAGGTAATTTTTTACGGCACTGAACAGCCGGTAGATATTCTGGCAAGCGATATCTCCCTGGGAAATAAGGGCAGTAATTTTATTGTAATGACCCCATATGGTAAAGTAGATGTTTTTTTACCTGTACCGGGCCGTCATAATGTGCTGAACGCGCTGGCTGCAGTAGGGGTAGGGCTTGAAATGGGACTTTCCCTTGAAGATATTAAGCAGGGTTTGTCCGAAGTAGTTTTGACTGGTATGAGAATGGAGATACTGGAAAGAAATGGTATTACTATCATTAATGATGCCTATAATGCTAATCCCGATTCCGTTAAGGCAGCGCTCTTAACCTTATCAGAACTGGCCTATAATCGCAGGAAGATAGCTGTATTAGGGAGTATGTTTGAGTTGGGTGCCCGTGCCAAACCCGGTCACCGTGAGGTAGGCGAAGCAGCGGTCGCTGCCGAAATCGACACCCTAATTACAGTGGGTGATCTGGCTATGGAAATTGCAAAAGGAGCAGAAATTGCCGGAATGTCTTCTGATAGAATATTTAGATGCGTAAATAATCAGGATGCCTGTGTAGTTTTGGGGGATATTCTTCAGGAAAGAGATATAATTTTGGTAAAGGGCTCCAGAGGTATGCGTTTGGAAGAAGTTGTCCAATATTTGTTGGAAGACTACGGTAATAGGTTTAAACCTTAG
- the murD gene encoding UDP-N-acetylmuramoyl-L-alanine--D-glutamate ligase, whose translation MKLEGKKVLIVGAGKSGLAAARFLSSKKAQAVMTDVNRSVNLARAITELGVIPVLGQYPPVEKNSFDLVVVSPGVPLTVPPVAKAYKVNIPVIGELELAYRFAAAPMVAITGTNGKTTTTTLVGEIFKDSGQKTLVAGNIGFPLVTEVEKYGAQDIIVAEVSSFQLETIEKFRPKVAVILNITPDHLDRHGNMENYITAKANIFKNQGRADYTVLNFDDPLTKRLAKLVPGKVIFFSRKHILDRGVFVRNKQIVVRQEGSEQVICPVGDIKIPGGHNLENALAATAAVTVLGVKPQNLAHTLKTFPGVEHRLEFVAEIGGVRYINDSKGTNPDASIKALEAYQEPIVLIAGGRNKGSDFTEFLQKAKNKVRTIVILGECAEELQKTARAVGFNEIIRAKDFTEAVTMAGKAAHPGDIVLLSPACASWDMFKNYEERGRLFKEIVQGLRG comes from the coding sequence ATGAAGTTAGAAGGTAAAAAGGTACTGATTGTAGGAGCGGGAAAAAGCGGATTAGCAGCAGCCCGGTTTTTAAGCTCCAAAAAAGCTCAAGCTGTAATGACCGATGTAAACCGGTCGGTAAATTTAGCCCGGGCAATAACTGAATTAGGGGTAATCCCGGTCCTGGGGCAGTATCCACCGGTTGAAAAAAACTCTTTTGATCTGGTAGTAGTTAGTCCGGGGGTTCCTTTAACGGTACCTCCTGTGGCAAAAGCTTATAAAGTAAATATTCCGGTTATCGGTGAGTTGGAATTGGCCTATCGTTTTGCCGCTGCTCCAATGGTTGCGATTACAGGTACCAACGGAAAAACCACAACTACTACTTTGGTAGGAGAAATTTTCAAAGACAGCGGTCAAAAAACCCTGGTAGCCGGCAATATCGGCTTTCCCCTGGTTACCGAAGTTGAGAAATACGGAGCTCAGGACATAATTGTAGCTGAAGTTTCCAGTTTTCAATTAGAAACTATCGAAAAGTTTCGTCCTAAGGTAGCTGTAATATTAAACATTACACCTGATCACCTGGATCGGCACGGTAATATGGAAAACTATATTACAGCTAAAGCAAACATCTTTAAAAATCAGGGACGAGCGGATTATACGGTTTTAAATTTTGATGATCCTCTAACAAAGAGACTGGCTAAACTGGTACCGGGTAAAGTTATATTTTTCAGCCGTAAGCATATTTTAGACAGAGGGGTATTTGTCCGGAATAAACAGATTGTGGTCAGACAGGAAGGAAGTGAGCAGGTTATTTGCCCGGTTGGGGACATAAAGATTCCCGGTGGTCATAATCTTGAGAATGCATTGGCCGCAACTGCGGCTGTCACTGTACTGGGTGTTAAACCACAAAACCTGGCCCATACTTTAAAAACCTTCCCCGGAGTTGAACACCGGCTTGAGTTTGTAGCGGAAATCGGGGGTGTTCGTTATATTAACGACTCAAAGGGTACTAACCCTGATGCTTCTATTAAGGCTCTGGAAGCATATCAGGAACCGATTGTGCTGATTGCCGGGGGTAGGAATAAAGGGAGTGATTTCACAGAGTTCCTCCAAAAAGCAAAAAATAAGGTTCGCACTATTGTTATTTTGGGGGAGTGTGCTGAGGAGCTGCAGAAAACTGCCCGGGCGGTTGGCTTTAACGAGATAATAAGGGCCAAAGATTTTACCGAGGCAGTAACAATGGCAGGTAAAGCTGCTCATCCCGGAGATATAGTGCTGCTTTCCCCGGCATGTGCCAGTTGGGATATGTTTAAAAATTACGAGGAGAGAGGGAGACTTTTTAAGGAGATTGTACAAGGTTTAAGGGGGTAA
- the mraY gene encoding phospho-N-acetylmuramoyl-pentapeptide-transferase, producing the protein MRMIWEALGLSLIVTLLTGPIAIPLLRRLKFGQQIRDDGPARHLQKAGTPTMGGLMFLLGTSVAGIWFARDSAEGLFVLGAALGFGLIGFLDDYIKIVLKRSLGLRAREKLLGQFVLSAVLVVLAVFHFGRGTDLVIPFSNTTIDLGWWFFFVFVLLEVVGIVNAVNLTDGLDGLAAGTSVFAAAAFVFIAVLMGKTGVAVVMAAVVGGCLGFLYYNRYPAKVFMGDTGSLALGGVLAAAAVITRSELYLLIIGAIFVAEALSVIIQVVSFKLTGKRVFKMSPLHHHFELSNWSEVKVVLTFWFFTAVFASLGLAGIYSSIGTGL; encoded by the coding sequence ATGAGAATGATTTGGGAAGCCCTGGGTCTATCCTTAATTGTTACATTGCTAACCGGTCCAATTGCAATTCCTTTACTGCGCCGTTTGAAATTTGGACAGCAGATACGGGATGACGGGCCGGCAAGACACCTGCAAAAAGCAGGAACACCAACTATGGGTGGCTTAATGTTTTTGCTGGGAACATCTGTGGCGGGGATTTGGTTTGCCCGCGATTCAGCTGAGGGACTTTTTGTGCTGGGAGCGGCTTTGGGATTTGGCCTAATTGGTTTTTTAGATGACTACATAAAAATAGTACTGAAAAGATCTCTGGGGTTAAGAGCCAGAGAAAAACTATTGGGTCAATTTGTACTGTCAGCTGTTTTAGTAGTTTTAGCAGTATTTCACTTCGGGCGGGGTACTGATTTGGTGATTCCCTTTTCAAATACTACTATTGATTTAGGCTGGTGGTTCTTTTTTGTATTTGTTTTGCTGGAAGTGGTTGGAATAGTTAATGCTGTCAACCTAACTGACGGTTTAGACGGACTGGCAGCCGGAACCAGTGTTTTTGCAGCAGCAGCCTTCGTGTTTATCGCGGTGTTAATGGGAAAAACAGGAGTTGCTGTGGTGATGGCGGCAGTGGTTGGGGGATGTCTGGGATTTCTCTACTACAACCGTTACCCGGCAAAAGTATTTATGGGTGACACCGGTTCCCTTGCCCTTGGAGGTGTACTGGCTGCTGCAGCGGTAATTACTCGCAGTGAGCTTTATCTGCTAATTATTGGGGCAATTTTTGTAGCCGAAGCCCTTTCTGTAATTATCCAAGTAGTTTCTTTTAAACTCACCGGAAAGCGTGTGTTTAAAATGAGTCCTCTGCACCATCATTTCGAATTAAGTAATTGGTCAGAGGTGAAGGTCGTACTTACTTTCTGGTTTTTTACCGCTGTGTTTGCCTCACTTGGCCTGGCCGGAATATATAGCAGTATAGGGACCGGTTTATAA
- a CDS encoding UDP-N-acetylmuramoyl-L-alanyl-D-glutamate--2,6-diaminopimelate ligase, which yields MLLKELVQVVDVLAAGGNQEVPVHGIAYDSRQAKPGFLFVAVEGLQTDGHNFIEQAVAKGISAVVIEKDIQLSGNIPWVRVKDSRKALALLSTKFYGQPSRQMTLVGVTGTNGKTTTTHLIEAIFRAEGKKTGLIGTNYNRIGDKILPVKNTTPESADLQALLRQMADAGVDAVCMEVSSHALSLSRVAGCEFDIAVFTNLTQDHLDFHKNMEDYLAAKSTLFTGLKDTNIKKRPRFAIINLDDVASKVLLEKSGGEVITYGIKQDALVRAEDIKVEARGVSFTVVSKQGRIQLKLNLTGTFNVYNALAAYAAGMVLGMAPEKIKAALEGVQGVAGRFELVDMGQNFAVIVDYAHTPDGLENILTTAREFVTGKLITVFGCGGDRDRTKRPLMGEIAARLSDFSVVTSDNPRTEDPERILLDILVGVSRVVDKDRYTVISDRREAIKYAIKTALPGDVIIIAGKGHENYQILGTKRYPFDDREEARLVLKELGYQILEG from the coding sequence TTGCTTTTAAAAGAACTGGTGCAAGTGGTGGATGTTTTAGCAGCAGGAGGCAATCAAGAGGTGCCGGTACATGGTATTGCTTATGATTCACGGCAGGCCAAACCCGGCTTTTTATTTGTGGCGGTAGAGGGCTTGCAGACTGACGGGCATAATTTTATAGAACAGGCTGTTGCTAAAGGGATATCTGCTGTGGTAATTGAAAAAGATATACAGCTTTCCGGTAATATACCCTGGGTTCGGGTAAAGGATAGTCGAAAGGCCCTGGCTCTTTTGTCAACAAAGTTTTATGGTCAGCCTTCCCGGCAGATGACTTTGGTCGGTGTAACCGGAACTAACGGTAAAACTACTACCACACACCTGATTGAGGCTATTTTTAGAGCAGAGGGTAAAAAGACCGGCCTAATCGGGACTAATTATAACCGTATAGGTGACAAAATTTTACCGGTTAAGAATACTACTCCGGAATCTGCAGATTTACAGGCTCTTTTGCGTCAAATGGCTGATGCTGGTGTAGATGCTGTCTGTATGGAAGTTTCCTCTCATGCTTTAAGTCTTAGTCGTGTAGCCGGTTGTGAATTTGATATCGCGGTGTTTACTAATCTAACGCAGGATCATTTGGATTTTCATAAAAATATGGAGGACTATCTGGCAGCAAAAAGCACTTTGTTTACTGGCTTAAAGGATACAAATATTAAAAAAAGACCCAGGTTTGCTATCATTAATTTAGATGACGTGGCATCCAAAGTATTGCTGGAAAAAAGTGGTGGGGAGGTTATTACCTATGGTATAAAACAGGATGCTCTAGTTCGGGCTGAAGACATTAAGGTAGAGGCTCGTGGTGTTTCTTTTACGGTAGTTAGCAAGCAGGGTAGAATCCAATTAAAGCTAAATTTAACCGGAACCTTTAATGTCTATAATGCACTGGCTGCTTATGCTGCGGGGATGGTTTTAGGAATGGCACCGGAAAAAATCAAAGCAGCCCTTGAGGGAGTACAGGGTGTGGCCGGGCGTTTTGAACTGGTTGATATGGGGCAAAATTTTGCTGTCATTGTTGATTATGCCCATACTCCTGACGGCTTGGAAAATATTTTAACTACTGCCCGTGAGTTTGTTACCGGTAAATTAATAACAGTGTTTGGCTGTGGTGGGGATCGGGATCGGACCAAGCGCCCCTTGATGGGGGAAATTGCAGCCCGGTTAAGTGATTTTTCAGTAGTTACCTCCGATAATCCACGTACGGAGGATCCTGAACGTATATTACTTGATATTTTGGTTGGAGTAAGCCGGGTGGTTGACAAAGATCGCTATACGGTAATTAGCGATCGCCGGGAAGCCATTAAATATGCCATAAAAACAGCTTTACCCGGTGATGTAATAATTATCGCCGGAAAAGGTCATGAAAATTATCAAATATTAGGTACTAAGCGCTATCCCTTTGACGACCGGGAGGAGGCCCGACTGGTTTTAAAAGAGTTAGGTTATCAGATACTGGAGGGGTAA
- the murG gene encoding undecaprenyldiphospho-muramoylpentapeptide beta-N-acetylglucosaminyltransferase, producing MRAIITGGGTGGHIYPALAIARGIKERYPGAEILYIGTARGLESDLVPKAGFPFATIPATGLKRKLSVQNLTVAWQAIKGLLEARRLIRRFTPDVVIGTGGYVCGPVVLAAALQRIPTMIHEQNAFPGITNRILSRFTRKVAVTFEDSVKHFSGRAEVELTGLPIRPEILTADRKKARAELGLAPDNFLILSFGGSQGARSINRAIVGVMEVYYNNPKVHILHVTGPNGYKDFVESAKSIPLDDNGNITITRYLYNMPDALAAADLVICRAGAATLAELTARGVPSILIPYPYASENHQEYNARALVEQGAAYMILDHDLNGSYLSEKVKALLTNPQKLESMAKASKNLGRPHALRDILKSIEKITK from the coding sequence GTGCGTGCAATTATTACCGGTGGAGGTACAGGTGGGCATATTTACCCGGCACTGGCCATAGCCCGGGGAATTAAGGAGCGATACCCGGGAGCAGAAATATTGTATATTGGAACTGCCCGCGGTTTAGAGTCCGATCTCGTACCCAAAGCCGGTTTTCCTTTTGCAACAATTCCGGCAACCGGTTTGAAGCGTAAGCTTTCGGTGCAAAATCTTACAGTAGCCTGGCAGGCTATTAAAGGCTTACTGGAAGCCCGCCGCTTGATACGCAGGTTTACTCCGGATGTAGTAATTGGAACCGGCGGCTACGTATGTGGACCGGTGGTACTTGCAGCTGCCCTGCAAAGAATACCTACCATGATTCACGAGCAAAATGCTTTTCCGGGGATTACCAACCGCATTCTTTCCCGTTTTACAAGGAAGGTCGCGGTAACTTTTGAAGACTCCGTCAAACATTTTTCCGGTAGGGCTGAAGTGGAACTAACCGGACTTCCCATTCGTCCGGAAATCTTGACTGCCGATCGGAAAAAAGCCAGGGCGGAATTGGGATTAGCGCCGGACAACTTTTTAATATTAAGTTTTGGTGGCAGCCAGGGAGCTCGCAGTATTAACCGGGCCATCGTGGGAGTAATGGAGGTATATTACAATAATCCTAAAGTACATATTTTGCATGTTACCGGGCCGAACGGTTATAAAGATTTTGTAGAGTCAGCAAAAAGTATACCATTGGATGATAATGGAAATATTACCATTACTAGGTATCTATACAATATGCCTGATGCTTTAGCCGCTGCTGATTTGGTAATTTGCCGGGCCGGGGCTGCAACCTTGGCCGAACTTACTGCACGGGGGGTGCCCAGTATTTTAATACCTTACCCATATGCTTCAGAAAATCATCAGGAATATAACGCCCGTGCCTTAGTGGAACAAGGGGCGGCTTATATGATACTGGATCACGACTTAAATGGAAGTTATTTAAGCGAAAAAGTCAAAGCATTGTTGACAAATCCCCAAAAGTTGGAGAGTATGGCTAAAGCCAGTAAAAACCTGGGGCGACCGCATGCTTTAAGAGATATTTTAAAGAGTATAGAAAAAATTACAAAATGA